One window from the genome of Deltaproteobacteria bacterium encodes:
- a CDS encoding type II toxin-antitoxin system RelE/ParE family toxin, translating to MKVRFTPSARNQFLSALAYVRQDKPSAAVKFRDRAEKILRRLEDLPESGRLIPEFPDLPYREVIISPYRFFYKIKADIVWIVAVWHGAQLPKEPGD from the coding sequence GTGAAAGTTCGCTTTACCCCCTCTGCTCGAAATCAATTCCTTTCAGCTCTCGCATATGTTCGCCAAGATAAACCCTCTGCGGCTGTCAAATTTCGAGATCGTGCTGAAAAAATTTTACGAAGACTTGAGGACTTACCTGAATCAGGAAGACTCATACCAGAATTTCCAGACCTTCCCTATCGTGAGGTTATCATCTCGCCATATCGGTTCTTTTACAAAATTAAAGCCGATATCGTCTGGATTGTTGCTGTCTGGCATGGTGCCCAGCTTCCGAAGGAACCGGGAGACTGA